A region of Actinomycetota bacterium DNA encodes the following proteins:
- a CDS encoding SDR family NAD(P)-dependent oxidoreductase encodes MGRFDDRVAIVTGAGSGTGAAIAARLAEEGASVVRTDLDGAVEAAPRLGERGRAVRLDVADAGSVGRLLAEVREAYGRLDALFNCAGVDGMVRPLAELSEENFELVVRVNLKGPFLMMKHAIPLMVEGGGGAVVNVSATLALAAAPGFAHYGAAKAGLLQLTRTAALEYGPSGVRVNAVCPSVIDTPTFRATTAGMPQGVLDGLLARQGIRRLARAEEVAAAAVFLASDDASYLTGVVLPADGGYLAG; translated from the coding sequence ATGGGCAGGTTCGACGATCGGGTCGCCATCGTGACGGGTGCCGGTTCGGGCACGGGTGCCGCCATCGCCGCCCGGCTGGCGGAGGAGGGGGCCAGCGTCGTCCGCACCGATCTGGACGGGGCCGTGGAGGCCGCTCCGCGGCTCGGGGAGCGCGGCCGCGCCGTCCGGCTCGACGTCGCCGATGCCGGCAGTGTCGGCCGCCTGCTGGCTGAGGTGCGCGAGGCCTACGGCCGCCTGGACGCCCTGTTCAACTGCGCCGGGGTCGATGGGATGGTCCGGCCGCTGGCCGAGCTGTCAGAGGAGAACTTCGAGCTCGTCGTGCGGGTCAACCTCAAGGGCCCGTTCCTGATGATGAAGCATGCGATCCCGCTCATGGTCGAGGGCGGCGGCGGCGCCGTCGTGAACGTCTCGGCCACGTTGGCGCTCGCCGCCGCGCCCGGCTTCGCGCACTACGGGGCGGCCAAGGCCGGGCTGCTGCAGCTCACCAGGACGGCGGCGCTGGAGTACGGCCCGAGCGGTGTGCGCGTGAACGCGGTCTGCCCGAGCGTGATCGACACCCCGACGTTCCGGGCGACCACGGCCGGCATGCCCCAGGGAGTCCTCGACGGCCTGCTCGCGCGGCAGGGGATCCGCCGGCTCGCCCGCGCCGAGGAGGTGGCCGCCGCGGCCGTCTTCCTGGCGAGCGACGATGCTTCCTATCTGACCGGCGTCGTCCTGCCGGCCGACGGCGGCTACCTGGCCGGCTGA